Proteins from a single region of Bacillus carboniphilus:
- the flgF gene encoding flagellar basal-body rod protein FlgF: protein MLRSMYSGISGLRNFQTKLDVIGNNIANVNTYGFKKGRVTFKDAMNQTMAGATAAQGNMGGKNPMQVGLGASIGSIDTITTQGSLQTTGRSLDLAINGDGYFVVSQGESNFYTRAGNFYLDDEGTLVTQDGYKVQSYNNGILEDIVVNVNAAVPARETTEITLAGNLPDDAVGNKSITQQIKVVDENGEAHTLDVEIYKSITDADEWEVEFINNNDGGNGVIVEIDFTDNSLTLSTGDMSGIGIDVSGPITLDLEGLTNESGSITAMATADGNSAGALESFNIGGLGEINGVYSNGLVLQLGQLALSKFSNPSGLEKAGNNLLRETVNSGRPSNGVPGEGFGTIASSSLEMSNVDLSEEFTEMIVAQRGFQANTRIITTSDEILQELVNLKR, encoded by the coding sequence ATGCTACGTTCAATGTACTCTGGTATTAGTGGTTTACGTAACTTTCAAACGAAATTAGACGTAATTGGAAATAATATCGCCAATGTAAACACATACGGGTTTAAAAAAGGAAGAGTAACCTTTAAAGATGCGATGAACCAAACGATGGCAGGTGCGACTGCTGCACAAGGAAATATGGGGGGTAAAAACCCAATGCAAGTTGGTTTAGGAGCGTCTATTGGATCAATCGATACGATTACAACACAGGGAAGTCTTCAAACGACGGGTCGTTCACTAGATTTAGCGATCAATGGGGATGGATATTTTGTAGTATCACAAGGTGAATCAAATTTCTATACGCGTGCAGGTAACTTCTATTTGGATGATGAAGGGACTTTAGTTACGCAGGATGGGTATAAGGTGCAGTCTTATAACAATGGAATCCTAGAGGATATCGTAGTAAACGTAAATGCTGCTGTTCCTGCTAGAGAGACCACTGAGATTACTCTTGCGGGAAACCTTCCTGATGATGCTGTTGGTAACAAAAGCATTACACAACAAATTAAAGTGGTTGATGAAAATGGTGAAGCCCACACTCTTGATGTTGAAATCTATAAAAGTATTACTGACGCAGATGAATGGGAGGTAGAATTCATAAATAATAATGATGGTGGAAATGGCGTTATAGTGGAAATTGATTTTACAGATAACAGTCTTACTTTATCTACAGGTGATATGAGTGGCATTGGAATTGATGTTTCGGGTCCAATAACATTAGATTTGGAAGGTTTGACAAATGAATCGGGCTCCATCACTGCCATGGCAACAGCCGACGGTAATTCAGCAGGAGCACTAGAAAGCTTCAACATCGGCGGTCTAGGTGAAATCAATGGAGTATACTCAAATGGACTTGTTCTCCAACTTGGGCAACTAGCTCTCTCAAAATTCAGCAACCCATCTGGTCTTGAAAAAGCCGGAAACAACCTACTACGCGAAACTGTAAACTCTGGCCGTCCAAGTAACGGAGTACCAGGTGAAGGTTTTGGAACGATTGCATCAAGTTCACTAGAAATGTCTAATGTAGACCTTTCTGAAGAATTCACAGAAATGATTGTGGCACAACGTGGGTTCCAAGCAAACACGAGAATTATTACAACTTCAGATGAAATCCTCCAAGAACTCGTAAATCTAAAACGTTAG
- a CDS encoding flagellar FlbD family protein yields the protein MITLTKLNGKAFTLNAVYIETIEAFPDCTITLSNGKKYVVKETVEEVTSQVEAFYKRVGLFAVMGQGGELHE from the coding sequence ATGATTACACTAACTAAATTAAATGGAAAAGCTTTTACTCTTAATGCTGTTTATATTGAAACGATTGAGGCATTTCCAGACTGTACGATTACTTTATCAAATGGAAAGAAGTATGTAGTGAAAGAAACGGTTGAAGAAGTGACTTCACAGGTTGAGGCATTTTACAAAAGAGTGGGTTTATTTGCTGTAATGGGACAAGGAGGGGAACTTCATGAATAA
- the fliL gene encoding flagellar basal body-associated protein FliL, which produces MNNKLLTTMFAILAAITLVGAGALFVLLNVNKEGQATTIDDVLEASVDVPEMTTNLLSGEFIRISFKVQTDSKEAKEELEKRSFQVNNLIIKKLSNMTAEDFQGSKGKVDLEESLKTEINDLLTDGEIEQVYITSYILQQ; this is translated from the coding sequence ATGAATAATAAACTGTTAACTACTATGTTTGCTATCTTGGCAGCTATAACTCTAGTGGGAGCCGGGGCTTTATTTGTCCTCTTGAATGTGAATAAGGAAGGACAGGCTACTACTATTGATGATGTGCTTGAAGCTTCAGTGGATGTCCCCGAGATGACAACAAATTTATTAAGTGGTGAATTTATCCGTATTTCATTTAAAGTACAAACAGATAGTAAAGAAGCTAAGGAAGAACTGGAGAAAAGGTCCTTCCAGGTAAACAACTTAATTATAAAAAAACTGTCAAATATGACAGCAGAAGACTTTCAGGGTAGTAAAGGGAAAGTTGATTTGGAAGAATCACTTAAAACAGAAATAAATGACCTTTTAACAGATGGTGAAATTGAGCAGGTATATATAACCTCCTATATTCTCCAGCAGTAG
- the fliM gene encoding flagellar motor switch protein FliM — MSSEILSQNEIDALLSALSTGEMNADELKKEQAEKKVKVYDFKRALRFSKDQIRSLTRIHENFARLLTTFFSAQLRTYVQISVASADQIPYEEFIRSIPKMTILNVFEVPPLDGRVIMEVNPNIAYAMVDRVLGGKGTSLNKVENLTEIESKIMNTMFERAIENLREAWSTIAEIDPILTEFEVNPQFLQMVSPNETVVVISLNTVIGESSGMINICIPHVVLEPIIPKLSVHYWMQTAKKEIQPEDMETLQRNIKKTEVPVSAMLGTTEISIEEFLNLEVGDVIGLNQKIDQPLTVQVEEIPKFIGQPGKLRGKVAIQILDTYKGGGEEDE, encoded by the coding sequence ATGTCAAGTGAGATCCTATCCCAAAATGAAATAGACGCCCTCCTCTCAGCATTATCTACAGGCGAAATGAATGCAGATGAGCTGAAAAAGGAGCAAGCTGAGAAAAAGGTGAAGGTGTATGATTTTAAGCGAGCCTTACGTTTTTCGAAGGACCAAATTAGAAGTTTAACGAGAATTCATGAGAACTTTGCTCGACTCTTAACAACCTTCTTTTCAGCACAACTAAGAACATACGTACAAATTTCAGTAGCTTCTGCGGATCAAATTCCTTATGAAGAGTTTATTCGATCCATTCCGAAAATGACCATCTTGAATGTGTTTGAAGTTCCCCCATTAGACGGGCGTGTCATAATGGAGGTCAACCCAAATATTGCTTACGCTATGGTTGATCGTGTTCTGGGTGGGAAGGGAACGAGTTTAAATAAAGTAGAAAATCTAACAGAAATTGAATCAAAGATTATGAACACCATGTTTGAGCGGGCTATCGAGAATTTACGTGAAGCCTGGTCAACAATTGCAGAGATCGACCCCATATTAACTGAATTCGAGGTAAACCCTCAATTTTTACAGATGGTCTCACCGAATGAAACAGTAGTTGTCATTTCTTTAAATACGGTAATTGGTGAATCAAGTGGGATGATCAATATCTGCATTCCACACGTAGTATTAGAACCGATTATTCCAAAATTATCGGTTCATTATTGGATGCAAACAGCGAAGAAGGAAATCCAGCCAGAAGACATGGAAACCCTTCAACGTAATATCAAAAAGACAGAAGTGCCCGTTTCAGCTATGCTTGGTACCACGGAAATATCTATTGAGGAATTTCTCAATCTTGAAGTTGGAGATGTCATTGGATTGAATCAGAAGATTGACCAACCATTGACGGTCCAAGTAGAAGAGATTCCGAAATTTATTGGACAACCTGGAAAGCTTCGAGGAAAAGTGGCCATTCAAATTTTAGACACCTATAAAGGGGGAGGGGAAGAAGATGAGTAA
- the fliY gene encoding flagellar motor switch phosphatase FliY yields the protein MSNDMLSQDEIDALLRGASVDDPDEETTAEDKSASEYFNPMELDALGEIGNISFGSSATALSTLLNQKVEITTPSIGIIEKRRLPEEFPHPYVAIKVQYTDGFSGSNLLVIKQSDAAIIADLMLGGTGNPESKDMGEIQVSAVQEAMNQMMGSAATSMSTVFSKRIDISPPVVDLLDVPQGEGTERLPDEDHLLKISFRLTVGTLIDSNIMQLLPLHFAKSMVEDLLNPSTGVEEVAATQTVAEQVEVANKQPVEPSEPSLYSQPAESPRAETARSQQTERPKPAKPEMNVQPAMFSSFEEYKPTEPESKNLDMLLDIPLQITVELGRTKKSVKDILELASGSIIELDKLAGEPVDILINSRLIAKGEVVVIDENFGVRVTDILSPRDRINKLR from the coding sequence ATGAGTAATGATATGCTCTCTCAAGATGAAATCGATGCTCTATTAAGGGGTGCTAGTGTAGATGACCCTGATGAGGAAACAACAGCCGAAGACAAAAGTGCTAGTGAGTATTTTAACCCTATGGAATTAGACGCCTTGGGAGAAATCGGGAATATATCGTTCGGTAGTTCTGCAACGGCTTTGTCCACTCTCCTGAATCAAAAGGTAGAAATTACAACACCATCTATAGGTATTATCGAAAAAAGAAGATTACCAGAGGAGTTTCCACACCCATATGTTGCTATAAAAGTTCAATATACTGATGGGTTTTCGGGGTCTAATTTACTGGTGATTAAACAAAGCGATGCAGCCATTATTGCTGACCTTATGCTTGGTGGAACAGGAAATCCTGAAAGTAAGGATATGGGTGAGATTCAAGTTAGTGCTGTGCAGGAAGCCATGAATCAAATGATGGGTTCAGCTGCCACTTCTATGTCAACCGTGTTTAGTAAAAGAATTGATATTTCACCGCCGGTTGTTGATTTATTAGACGTACCACAAGGTGAGGGGACAGAACGTCTTCCTGATGAGGATCATCTTTTAAAAATTTCGTTTCGATTAACAGTAGGAACATTGATTGATTCAAATATTATGCAGCTTTTACCACTACATTTTGCTAAATCAATGGTAGAGGACCTGCTAAATCCTTCTACAGGGGTAGAGGAAGTTGCGGCCACACAAACTGTAGCAGAGCAAGTAGAAGTAGCGAATAAACAACCGGTTGAACCTTCTGAACCAAGTTTATATTCTCAACCAGCAGAATCTCCTAGGGCAGAGACGGCGAGGTCCCAACAAACGGAAAGGCCAAAACCGGCAAAGCCAGAGATGAATGTTCAACCAGCTATGTTCTCCAGTTTTGAAGAATATAAGCCAACTGAGCCTGAGTCAAAGAACTTAGACATGCTTCTTGATATCCCGTTACAAATAACGGTGGAGTTAGGAAGGACTAAGAAGTCTGTAAAAGACATTCTTGAGCTAGCATCCGGGTCTATTATTGAATTGGATAAGCTAGCTGGTGAGCCAGTTGATATTTTAATCAATAGTAGGCTTATAGCTAAGGGTGAGGTAGTGGTAATTGATGAGAATTTTGGAGTCCGTGTGACTGATATCCTTAGTCCAAGAGATAGAATAAATAAATTAAGATAA
- a CDS encoding response regulator, with protein sequence MAQTILVVDDAAFMRMMIKDILTKNGFEVVAEAQDGAQAVEKYKEHQPDLVTMDITMPEMDGITALKEIKQLNPDAKVIMCSAMGQQAMVIDAIQAGAKDFIVKPFQADRVIEAIKKTLG encoded by the coding sequence ATGGCACAAACAATTTTAGTCGTTGATGACGCAGCATTTATGAGAATGATGATTAAAGACATTTTAACAAAAAATGGTTTTGAGGTTGTGGCTGAGGCACAAGATGGAGCCCAAGCTGTTGAAAAATATAAGGAACACCAACCAGACCTTGTAACAATGGATATTACAATGCCTGAAATGGATGGAATAACAGCGTTAAAAGAAATCAAACAATTAAATCCAGACGCAAAGGTTATTATGTGTTCAGCAATGGGGCAACAAGCCATGGTTATCGATGCCATTCAAGCTGGTGCAAAAGATTTTATTGTAAAGCCGTTTCAAGCGGACCGTGTAATTGAAGCCATTAAGAAGACTCTTGGTTAA
- a CDS encoding flagellar biosynthetic protein FliO, with the protein MKGTKGFILFLIFILVQSVLPFLSTSSVYAESVYANFCLENPHADECESGSQSTDTEEGVPSNVGITIFDVIKMIFSTVLVIGLLLFVLKWVQKKGRTFSNQGMIESLGGTSLGNQKSIQLVKVGKRIFVVGVGETISLIKEIEDEDEVQGLMSQQPSGGTELPIKSISNWVGGKKNPNQGSDFFQTLKGELAKVKTDRQKAISDWKEKKGSNQHE; encoded by the coding sequence ATGAAGGGAACAAAAGGATTTATTCTGTTTTTGATTTTCATACTAGTTCAAAGCGTCCTTCCTTTCCTATCTACTTCTTCAGTTTACGCAGAATCTGTTTATGCTAATTTCTGTTTAGAAAACCCACATGCTGATGAATGTGAGTCGGGATCTCAATCCACTGATACGGAAGAAGGTGTTCCTTCGAATGTAGGGATAACCATTTTTGATGTTATTAAAATGATATTTTCTACCGTATTAGTTATTGGATTATTACTCTTTGTATTGAAATGGGTACAAAAGAAAGGAAGAACGTTTTCCAACCAAGGGATGATTGAAAGCTTAGGTGGAACATCGCTAGGCAATCAAAAAAGTATTCAGTTAGTAAAAGTGGGAAAACGCATCTTCGTTGTAGGTGTAGGAGAAACGATTTCCTTGATAAAAGAAATAGAGGACGAAGATGAAGTACAGGGATTGATGAGCCAACAACCATCCGGGGGAACAGAACTTCCTATCAAATCCATTAGTAATTGGGTCGGGGGTAAAAAGAATCCGAATCAAGGCTCTGATTTTTTCCAAACATTAAAAGGTGAATTAGCGAAAGTAAAAACAGATAGACAAAAAGCCATTAGTGATTGGAAAGAAAAGAAAGGATCAAATCAGCATGAATGA
- the fliP gene encoding flagellar type III secretion system pore protein FliP (The bacterial flagellar biogenesis protein FliP forms a type III secretion system (T3SS)-type pore required for flagellar assembly.), with protein MNEFVEFFNTSDPSNVSTSIKLLLLLTVLSLAPSILILMTSFTRIVIVLAFVRTGLATQQMPPTQVLIGLALFLTFFVMAPTFQEVNDEALTPLFNEEIGLEEAYEKATIPIKEFMSAHTRQKDLALFMDYGKYPAPETIEDIPLTALVPAFAISELKTAFQIGFMIFIPFLVIDMIVASVLMSMGMMMLPPVMISLPFKILLFVLVDGWYLVVQSLLQSF; from the coding sequence ATGAATGAGTTTGTAGAATTTTTTAATACAAGTGATCCTAGCAACGTCTCTACTTCTATTAAATTATTACTCTTATTAACCGTTCTATCATTAGCTCCGAGCATTCTGATCCTTATGACAAGCTTTACCCGTATTGTCATTGTTCTGGCTTTTGTACGAACAGGACTTGCCACTCAACAAATGCCACCTACGCAGGTGTTGATTGGATTAGCATTATTTTTAACATTTTTTGTAATGGCTCCTACATTTCAGGAAGTCAATGATGAGGCACTGACACCTCTGTTCAATGAAGAGATTGGTTTAGAAGAAGCCTATGAAAAAGCGACTATACCGATTAAAGAATTTATGAGTGCACACACAAGACAGAAGGATTTAGCTTTGTTTATGGATTACGGCAAGTATCCTGCACCAGAAACGATCGAAGATATCCCTTTGACAGCATTGGTACCAGCTTTTGCAATTAGTGAGTTAAAAACAGCGTTTCAAATTGGATTTATGATTTTTATTCCTTTTTTAGTAATCGATATGATTGTAGCTAGTGTACTGATGTCTATGGGGATGATGATGTTACCGCCTGTAATGATTTCATTGCCGTTTAAAATTTTATTATTTGTACTCGTGGATGGATGGTACTTAGTTGTTCAGTCCCTCCTTCAGAGCTTTTAA
- the fliQ gene encoding flagellar biosynthesis protein FliQ, which yields MTPEQVIYIAERGVWTVLLVSGPLLVLALVVGLIVSIFQATTQIQEQTLAFIPKIVAVLLGIVFFGPWMLGQMLSYASEIWSNLLTFVG from the coding sequence ATGACACCAGAACAAGTCATCTATATTGCAGAACGGGGCGTTTGGACAGTGCTCTTAGTTTCTGGACCTCTACTTGTATTAGCACTAGTGGTCGGCTTAATTGTCAGTATATTTCAAGCAACTACACAAATCCAAGAACAAACATTAGCTTTTATCCCAAAAATTGTGGCTGTTTTACTCGGAATCGTCTTTTTTGGTCCATGGATGTTAGGGCAGATGCTTTCATACGCATCAGAGATTTGGTCCAACCTTCTAACGTTTGTAGGATAG
- the fliR gene encoding flagellar biosynthetic protein FliR, with protein MLELLPGIPAFLLIFIRVTSFFLVVPLYSYRTIPTIHKVGFSGFLTLIMYFSVDKQLPVIEEHFFLLLIKELMFGLLLGLVAYIILAAIQIAGGFIDFQMGFAIANVMDPQTGAQSPLMGQYFYTITLLFLLAVDGHHLLLDAIFYSYEFVPLAQETLPLGKSELALFITKSFALMFLIAFQMSLPVVACLFLVDVALGITARTVPQLNVFVVGLPLKIGVSFIFIILTFGGLMLVVSSLFEQMFRTMRGLMELLMI; from the coding sequence ATGTTAGAACTTTTACCGGGGATTCCAGCATTCTTACTTATTTTTATCAGAGTAACAAGCTTTTTCTTAGTTGTTCCTCTTTATTCTTATCGGACGATTCCAACCATTCATAAAGTCGGTTTTTCAGGATTTTTAACGCTCATTATGTATTTTAGTGTGGACAAGCAGTTACCGGTTATTGAGGAGCATTTCTTTTTACTGCTTATAAAGGAATTGATGTTTGGTCTTTTGTTGGGGTTGGTTGCTTATATCATTCTTGCAGCGATCCAAATTGCAGGGGGCTTCATAGATTTTCAGATGGGTTTTGCGATTGCTAACGTTATGGACCCTCAAACCGGAGCACAAAGCCCACTAATGGGCCAGTATTTTTACACGATTACTTTATTGTTTTTGTTAGCGGTCGATGGACATCACCTACTCCTCGACGCAATCTTTTACAGCTATGAGTTTGTACCGTTAGCACAAGAAACACTCCCATTAGGGAAGAGTGAATTGGCGTTATTTATCACAAAATCATTTGCCCTTATGTTTCTAATTGCTTTTCAAATGTCATTGCCTGTAGTGGCCTGTTTATTCCTGGTGGATGTCGCTCTTGGTATAACGGCACGGACGGTTCCCCAGCTAAACGTATTTGTTGTGGGACTACCTCTAAAGATAGGTGTCAGCTTTATTTTTATTATCCTGACTTTTGGAGGGTTAATGCTTGTGGTCAGCTCTTTGTTTGAGCAAATGTTCCGCACGATGAGGGGACTTATGGAGCTACTTATGATTTAG
- the flhB gene encoding flagellar biosynthesis protein FlhB, protein MAYLKLDLQYFAGEKTEKATPKKRQDSRKKGQVAKSQDVGSSFIMLAVFFAMLMLGSYFLDLAMDLYKQSFTDFILIELTPSNLERVVLDALFLMAQFLAPIMIAAIVAAVVANYMQVGFLFSTETIKFKLEKLDPIKGAKRIFSVRAIVELLKSVLKISFIGVVTFAVLWLHIDDIMMLAQYSVGDSLVVVGNLTVQMGLFASVTLVALSVLDYLYQKYDFEKNIRMSKQDIKDEYKNTEGDPLIKSKIKQRQREMAMRRMMQEVPSADVVITNPTHYAIALKYDEKKLDAPFVVAKGVDFIAQKIKYIAKENDVMMVENRPLARAMYDQVEIGQAIPEEFFQAVAEILAIVYQTKNSTPASSKI, encoded by the coding sequence ATGGCGTACTTGAAATTAGACCTGCAATATTTTGCTGGAGAAAAGACAGAAAAAGCCACACCGAAGAAAAGACAAGATTCCCGAAAAAAGGGACAAGTCGCGAAAAGTCAAGATGTAGGTTCATCCTTCATTATGTTAGCCGTCTTTTTCGCCATGCTTATGCTAGGTTCCTATTTTTTAGATCTTGCTATGGATTTATATAAGCAGTCATTTACAGATTTTATTCTAATTGAATTAACGCCATCTAATTTGGAACGAGTGGTTCTAGATGCTTTGTTTTTAATGGCTCAATTCTTGGCACCCATTATGATTGCGGCCATTGTTGCAGCAGTTGTAGCCAATTATATGCAAGTAGGTTTCTTATTCTCTACCGAAACCATTAAGTTTAAATTAGAAAAATTAGACCCCATTAAAGGGGCAAAACGAATATTTTCCGTAAGAGCCATTGTTGAATTACTGAAGTCAGTTTTGAAAATTTCTTTTATTGGTGTTGTTACATTCGCTGTATTGTGGCTTCATATTGACGATATTATGATGCTGGCACAATATTCTGTGGGCGATTCATTAGTTGTTGTTGGGAATTTAACGGTTCAGATGGGATTGTTTGCATCTGTTACACTAGTGGCCTTATCCGTCTTAGATTATCTTTATCAAAAGTATGATTTTGAAAAAAATATCCGAATGTCTAAACAAGATATAAAGGATGAATACAAAAATACAGAGGGGGACCCCCTCATTAAGTCAAAGATTAAGCAAAGGCAAAGAGAAATGGCTATGCGGAGAATGATGCAAGAAGTACCATCCGCAGATGTGGTTATAACAAACCCAACCCATTATGCCATTGCATTGAAGTACGATGAAAAAAAGCTAGATGCTCCATTTGTGGTCGCAAAAGGAGTGGACTTCATCGCTCAAAAGATTAAATATATCGCCAAAGAAAATGATGTAATGATGGTTGAAAATAGACCATTAGCAAGAGCCATGTATGATCAAGTTGAGATTGGTCAAGCAATCCCTGAGGAATTCTTCCAGGCTGTGGCCGAAATATTGGCGATTGTGTATCAAACAAAAAATAGTACACCAGCATCGAGTAAAATTTGA
- the flhA gene encoding flagellar biosynthesis protein FlhA translates to MRAKDLIVLISVILIVAMLIIPLPGWLLSFLIITNITLALLVLLTAMNNKEPLEFSIFPSLLLLLTLYRLGLNVSTTRSILANGDAGQVVDTFGSFVVGGNVLVGLVVFLILIVIQFVVITKGSERVSEVAARFTLDAMPGKQMSIDADLNAGIISEKDARERREKISNEADFYGAMDGASKFVKGDAIAGIVIVLINLIFGMIIGVAQMGLPFAEAASKFSLLTVGDGIVSQIPALLISTATGIVVTRATSDGNLGSDITAQLIRHPAMLYVAGATIILLGLFTPISDVFTIPIGALLLIGGYFTGRAPKIDKEDLIELEEEAETDEMKRPENVVSLLSVDPIEFEFGYGLIPLADAQQGGDLLDRIVMIRRQLAIELGLVIPVVRIRDNIQLQPNEYILKIKGNEMARGEVLVDHYLAMSPSDEEDFIDGIDTVEPSFGLPAKWISEEVKDQAELMGYTVVDPPSVVSTHITETLKAHANELLGRQETKQLVDHLQESYPILVEEVTPNPLAIGEIQKVLAKLLKEGISIRNLPIIFETLADYGKLSSDTDLLTEYVRQALARQITGQFVSGEVLKVITLSGQVEKIFADSIQQTEHGNYLTMDPSTSQQILEKMAKEIEKLSLTEQTPMVLCSPAVRMYVRQLTERYFPAVPILSYNELETNIEIQSVGVVKLDEI, encoded by the coding sequence ATGCGAGCTAAAGATTTAATAGTCCTTATAAGTGTCATTCTCATAGTTGCTATGCTAATCATCCCATTACCAGGATGGTTATTAAGCTTTTTAATCATAACGAATATTACGCTTGCATTGCTTGTTCTTTTAACAGCTATGAACAATAAAGAACCATTAGAGTTTTCTATCTTCCCATCACTGTTATTACTTCTTACTTTATATAGACTAGGCTTAAACGTATCGACTACTCGTAGTATTTTGGCCAATGGAGATGCTGGTCAAGTCGTCGACACTTTCGGATCCTTCGTTGTTGGCGGCAACGTGTTGGTAGGGTTAGTTGTATTCTTAATCCTTATTGTGATTCAGTTTGTAGTCATCACCAAAGGTTCTGAACGTGTGTCCGAGGTTGCGGCAAGATTTACCTTGGATGCCATGCCCGGAAAGCAAATGAGTATTGATGCCGATTTAAATGCAGGGATCATTTCCGAAAAAGATGCGAGAGAGCGAAGAGAAAAAATATCAAATGAAGCAGACTTTTATGGAGCCATGGATGGTGCGAGTAAGTTCGTAAAAGGGGACGCCATTGCTGGGATTGTCATCGTCTTAATCAACTTGATTTTTGGAATGATTATTGGAGTTGCCCAAATGGGGCTTCCGTTTGCAGAGGCCGCATCCAAGTTTTCCCTCCTTACTGTAGGGGATGGGATTGTCAGTCAAATACCGGCACTCTTAATTTCAACTGCAACAGGTATTGTGGTAACGAGAGCTACGTCTGACGGAAATTTAGGAAGTGACATTACAGCCCAGTTAATTAGACATCCGGCGATGCTCTATGTGGCAGGTGCTACGATCATCCTTCTTGGGCTATTCACTCCTATTTCAGATGTGTTCACGATTCCAATCGGTGCCCTATTGCTAATCGGTGGTTATTTTACTGGAAGAGCACCAAAGATTGATAAAGAAGACTTAATTGAACTGGAAGAGGAAGCAGAGACAGATGAGATGAAGCGACCTGAGAACGTCGTGAGTCTTCTAAGTGTTGACCCGATCGAATTTGAATTTGGATATGGGTTAATACCGCTGGCGGATGCACAGCAAGGCGGAGATTTACTCGATCGGATTGTCATGATTCGAAGGCAGTTAGCGATTGAATTAGGTTTAGTCATTCCGGTAGTTAGAATACGAGACAATATTCAACTACAACCAAATGAATACATTCTAAAAATTAAAGGAAATGAAATGGCAAGGGGCGAGGTTTTGGTTGACCATTACTTAGCCATGAGCCCTTCAGATGAAGAAGATTTCATCGATGGAATTGATACCGTGGAGCCATCGTTTGGTCTACCGGCAAAATGGATTAGTGAAGAGGTAAAGGATCAAGCAGAGCTTATGGGCTACACCGTGGTAGATCCACCTTCAGTGGTTTCCACTCATATTACGGAAACCTTAAAGGCACATGCCAACGAGCTATTAGGTAGACAAGAAACGAAGCAGCTCGTGGATCATCTACAAGAAAGCTATCCAATCCTAGTGGAAGAAGTAACACCAAACCCATTGGCCATCGGTGAAATACAGAAGGTCTTAGCTAAGCTTCTAAAAGAAGGGATTTCCATTCGAAATCTTCCTATAATATTTGAAACCTTAGCAGACTATGGAAAGCTTTCATCCGATACAGACCTTCTTACCGAATACGTAAGGCAGGCACTTGCTCGTCAAATTACGGGCCAGTTTGTTTCTGGAGAAGTGTTAAAAGTCATTACATTATCTGGTCAAGTTGAAAAAATATTTGCGGATTCAATCCAACAGACTGAGCATGGTAATTATTTAACGATGGACCCGTCTACATCTCAACAAATATTAGAAAAAATGGCAAAAGAAATTGAGAAGTTATCGTTAACGGAACAAACACCAATGGTCCTTTGTTCACCAGCAGTTCGGATGTACGTCCGTCAATTGACAGAACGGTATTTCCCGGCAGTTCCCATTCTGTCTTACAATGAGCTAGAAACGAATATCGAGATTCAGAGTGTAGGGGTGGTGAAGTTAGATGAAATTTAA